From Qingrenia yutianensis, the proteins below share one genomic window:
- a CDS encoding response regulator transcription factor yields the protein MDKIRIMIVDDMEEIRNYLCYTLKNEHNIEVVASASSGKEAYDIAVKKKPDVILMDIQMESDTSGIAAGKKILNVLPSTKLIALTMYVDSEKITDAYMVGFVDFIAKNYSIVEIITAIQNAISPNALSNDVEKIIINEMIKLKIQQKQFIACMQIISACSKSEFGLLQHLCEGMKYKDIAKQRCVEEVTVRSMVTRISNKLSNMSIKKIVSLLQKCNFFETFNNLKQ from the coding sequence ATGGATAAAATCAGAATTATGATTGTTGATGATATGGAAGAAATAAGAAATTACTTGTGTTACACGCTTAAAAATGAACACAACATTGAAGTTGTCGCATCGGCGTCAAGCGGAAAAGAGGCATATGACATTGCAGTAAAGAAAAAGCCGGATGTAATTTTAATGGATATACAAATGGAATCGGATACTTCGGGTATTGCAGCGGGAAAGAAAATATTAAACGTACTTCCGTCAACAAAGCTTATAGCACTCACAATGTATGTTGACAGCGAAAAAATAACCGACGCATATATGGTAGGTTTTGTTGATTTCATCGCAAAAAATTATTCAATCGTAGAAATCATAACCGCAATTCAAAACGCTATCTCGCCCAACGCACTTTCAAACGATGTTGAAAAGATTATAATAAACGAAATGATTAAACTTAAAATTCAGCAAAAGCAGTTTATAGCGTGTATGCAGATTATATCGGCTTGTTCAAAGAGCGAGTTTGGGCTTTTGCAGCATCTGTGCGAAGGTATGAAATATAAGGATATAGCAAAGCAGCGATGTGTTGAGGAGGTTACCGTAAGAAGTATGGTAACAAGGATTTCAAACAAGCTTTCCAATATGTCAATTAAAAAAATCGTGTCACTTTTACAGAAATGTAACTTTTTTGAAACTTTTAACAATTTGAAACAATAA
- a CDS encoding SGNH/GDSL hydrolase family protein yields MISNLVKKFETNNSLTAVFFGDSVTHGYFESLDGMHGVTDYESVYHNILRKKINAVFPHRKFNVINSGIGGDNASAGVERVERDVVGHSPDLTVVCYGLNDVNGELENYANSLDLIFKKIKNAGCEVIFMTPNMLNTRVTGAILKDYAEKTAQYQNGGKMDLFMKTAKEIAHENGVAVADCYTKWKALERAGADINLLLANRINHPIRSMHNLFAETLFNTIFFEE; encoded by the coding sequence GTGATTTCGAACCTTGTTAAAAAATTTGAAACAAACAATTCGCTTACTGCTGTGTTTTTCGGTGACAGTGTAACTCACGGATATTTTGAGTCATTAGATGGTATGCACGGCGTTACCGATTACGAAAGTGTATATCACAATATTTTGAGAAAGAAAATCAATGCGGTTTTTCCGCACAGAAAGTTTAACGTTATAAATTCGGGAATAGGCGGTGACAACGCGTCGGCAGGCGTTGAGCGCGTTGAGCGTGATGTTGTCGGTCATTCGCCCGATTTAACAGTGGTGTGCTACGGTTTGAACGACGTAAACGGCGAGCTTGAAAACTATGCAAATTCGCTTGATTTGATTTTTAAAAAAATAAAAAACGCCGGCTGCGAAGTGATATTTATGACGCCGAATATGCTAAATACGCGCGTTACGGGCGCGATTTTGAAAGATTATGCCGAAAAAACGGCGCAGTATCAGAACGGCGGAAAAATGGATTTATTTATGAAAACGGCAAAAGAAATTGCACACGAAAACGGCGTTGCGGTTGCGGACTGTTATACAAAGTGGAAGGCGCTTGAGCGTGCCGGTGCCGATATAAATCTTCTTCTTGCAAACAGGATTAACCACCCGATAAGAAGTATGCACAATCTCTTTGCCGAAACGCTTTTTAATACTATATTTTTTGAGGAGTAA
- a CDS encoding L-fucose/L-arabinose isomerase family protein has protein sequence MAHATYWAQFDGLEGNIMGFHKDFVKSVEKNAVETVDFGMVDSSEKAYETVKKILAADVDILFCNMVTYATSSVFAPIIKEVDKPVILTALQPLSALDYTKANTFMQLENDNICSVPEFTGVAIRMGKKVADVIIGSLYNDAEAEKAVAEWCDIAKVLHDLKGARMGLMGHTMEAMYDMHTDPTALSAAFGLHVPLFEIDDVISVYNTVTEDEVQKKIKLIDAEFDMPEPKSDPVTSKLTDEDKYQAAKTAVALDKFVEKHNLTGLAYYYEGNENSLHRKISSTFIVGNSILNAQGFPMCGEYDIKTCVAMLIMDRLNIGGSFAEFHPFDFKEDFILVGHDGPHHLAVAEGKPVLRSLKKYHGKPGHGASVEFKLKEGPITMLGITQDANGKFKFVIGEGISKAGAIPPTGNTNTRGFFEPTTKEFVKKWVMEGPTHHYALGIGHRAETIAKIADVLGIERVIVK, from the coding sequence GTGGCACACGCGACTTACTGGGCACAGTTTGACGGTCTTGAAGGTAATATTATGGGGTTTCACAAAGATTTTGTGAAATCGGTTGAAAAAAACGCCGTTGAAACCGTTGATTTCGGAATGGTTGACAGCAGTGAAAAAGCATACGAAACGGTTAAAAAAATCCTCGCGGCAGACGTTGACATTTTGTTCTGCAATATGGTTACATATGCGACGTCGTCGGTGTTTGCTCCGATAATCAAGGAGGTTGACAAGCCCGTAATTCTCACCGCGCTTCAGCCTCTTTCCGCGCTTGACTATACAAAGGCTAACACTTTTATGCAGCTTGAAAACGACAATATTTGCTCGGTTCCCGAATTTACGGGTGTTGCAATACGTATGGGCAAAAAGGTTGCCGACGTTATAATCGGCAGTTTGTATAACGATGCCGAGGCAGAAAAAGCAGTTGCCGAGTGGTGCGATATTGCAAAGGTTCTGCACGATTTAAAGGGCGCGCGTATGGGACTTATGGGTCACACAATGGAGGCAATGTATGATATGCACACCGACCCGACCGCTCTTTCGGCGGCATTCGGTCTGCACGTTCCGCTTTTTGAAATCGACGATGTCATAAGTGTTTACAATACGGTTACCGAGGACGAAGTCCAAAAGAAAATCAAACTAATCGACGCGGAATTTGATATGCCAGAACCAAAATCCGACCCTGTAACGTCAAAGCTCACCGACGAGGATAAATACCAGGCGGCGAAAACCGCGGTTGCACTCGATAAATTTGTGGAAAAGCACAATCTTACGGGTCTTGCATACTATTACGAGGGAAACGAGAACAGTCTGCACCGTAAAATTTCGTCTACATTTATCGTGGGAAATTCCATTCTCAATGCGCAGGGATTTCCGATGTGCGGTGAATATGATATAAAAACCTGCGTCGCAATGCTCATTATGGACAGACTCAATATCGGCGGCAGCTTTGCGGAATTTCACCCGTTCGACTTTAAGGAGGATTTCATTCTTGTTGGTCACGACGGCCCTCATCACCTTGCGGTTGCCGAGGGCAAACCTGTTCTGCGAAGTCTTAAAAAATACCACGGTAAGCCCGGTCACGGCGCATCGGTTGAGTTTAAGCTTAAAGAAGGTCCGATTACTATGCTTGGAATTACACAAGATGCAAACGGCAAATTTAAATTTGTAATAGGAGAGGGGATTTCAAAAGCAGGAGCCATTCCGCCGACGGGAAACACAAACACGCGGGGATTTTTCGAACCGACAACCAAAGAATTTGTAAAAAAATGGGTTATGGAAGGCCCCACGCACCATTATGCACTCGGTATCGGTCATCGCGCTGAAACAATCGCAAAAATTGCCGATGTTCTCGGCATTGAAAGGGTGATTGTAAAGTGA
- a CDS encoding peptidylprolyl isomerase, whose translation MEKNPIAKMTMENGGVVEIELSPKDAPITVENFVNLVNDGFYNGLTIHRIVPGFVIQGGDPMGNGMGGSDKKIKGEFSENGVANNLKHTKGVISMARAFDPNSASSQFFIVLETSPMVSCSLDGKYAGFGTVISGMDVVDEIAKAETDANDMPLDEIKIKTIEIL comes from the coding sequence ATGGAAAAAAATCCTATTGCAAAAATGACTATGGAAAACGGCGGTGTGGTTGAAATTGAGCTTTCGCCGAAAGATGCCCCCATCACGGTTGAAAATTTTGTAAATCTCGTAAACGACGGCTTTTACAACGGACTTACCATTCACCGTATTGTTCCCGGATTTGTAATTCAGGGCGGCGACCCTATGGGCAACGGTATGGGCGGTTCCGACAAGAAAATCAAAGGCGAGTTTTCGGAAAACGGCGTTGCGAACAATTTAAAGCACACAAAAGGTGTTATCTCAATGGCAAGAGCGTTTGACCCCAATTCCGCAAGCAGTCAGTTTTTCATCGTTCTTGAAACTTCGCCCATGGTAAGCTGCAGCCTTGACGGAAAATACGCAGGTTTCGGCACGGTTATTTCGGGTATGGACGTTGTGGACGAGATTGCAAAGGCAGAAACGGACGCAAACGATATGCCTCTTGATGAAATAAAAATCAAAACAATAGAAATACTGTGA
- a CDS encoding S-layer homology domain-containing protein, with protein sequence MLSALGIANSYGKSGTITRAEFTETSMRAIGLGDIPKDERNLFLDVDADASYSKYINAAYDLNIVSGSDGLFNPDTPITYADAVVIAVKILGRNDEAKSLGAYPYGYEKSARRHGFFSGVEFLAEYDDYLYINCDDYNNTALINAEDIISFYNLTYEYNENGKTKTKKMSSDASFIYNGRPIADNGTALYTPDNGYLVLIDNNQNGAYDIAVIKGIISNDEKRG encoded by the coding sequence GTGCTTTCTGCGCTGGGTATAGCAAATTCATACGGCAAATCGGGAACAATTACACGCGCCGAATTTACCGAGACGTCAATGCGTGCAATAGGATTGGGCGATATTCCGAAAGACGAAAGAAATCTGTTTCTTGACGTAGATGCCGATGCTTCATATTCAAAATATATAAATGCCGCATATGATTTAAATATTGTTTCCGGCAGCGACGGGCTTTTTAATCCGGATACGCCGATTACATACGCAGACGCTGTTGTTATCGCAGTAAAAATACTCGGCAGAAACGACGAGGCAAAGTCGCTCGGCGCATATCCGTACGGATATGAGAAGTCCGCAAGGCGTCACGGATTTTTTTCCGGTGTTGAATTTTTGGCGGAATATGATGATTATTTGTATATAAATTGTGACGATTACAACAATACCGCTCTGATAAATGCAGAGGATATTATAAGCTTTTACAACCTTACATATGAGTATAACGAAAACGGAAAGACAAAAACGAAAAAAATGTCGTCTGATGCGTCATTTATATACAACGGCAGACCTATTGCCGACAACGGCACAGCGCTTTACACTCCCGACAACGGATATCTTGTCTTGATTGACAACAATCAAAACGGGGCATATGACATTGCGGTTATAAAGGGAATAATATCCAATGATGAAAAAAGAGGATGA
- the murC gene encoding UDP-N-acetylmuramate--L-alanine ligase, which translates to MKENYIHFIGIGGISMSSLAHILLHSGKKVSGSDTAKTHLTDELEALGAKISIGQRAENITNPDLVVYTAAISDDNEELCAARNKGIRCIERAYLLGEIMKRYGMPIAVSGTHGKTTTTSMLAHVLLSADADPTVTVGGELDAIGGNLRLGNSKYFLTEACEYHRSFLRFFPKMGIILNVDADHLDYFKDIDEIKETFCDFARLLPDDGCLIVSHDNKNALETAKCAKCKVVTFGINGGDVTAQNIKYDNYARYEFDVCVNGKTIEHIKLNVCGEHNVLNALAAFAAGYELGFGTDKIKKGLELFGGTHRRFELKGEKNGFTVVDDYAHHPTEIEATLTTAKIGKKGDVWCVFQPHTYSRTKALLNDFARALSIVDKVIVTDIYAAREKDTGIVSAKDLADITDGAVYIKKFEDIADYVLKNAKPGDTVITMGAGTVWKVGDIILNK; encoded by the coding sequence ATGAAGGAGAATTATATACATTTTATCGGTATCGGCGGAATAAGTATGAGCTCGCTTGCGCATATTCTTTTGCACAGCGGAAAAAAGGTGTCAGGCTCGGATACGGCAAAAACTCACCTTACAGACGAACTTGAGGCGCTCGGTGCAAAAATTTCAATAGGGCAGAGGGCGGAGAATATCACAAACCCCGATTTGGTGGTTTATACCGCGGCAATTTCGGACGACAACGAGGAACTTTGCGCGGCGCGGAACAAGGGGATAAGATGCATTGAAAGGGCGTATCTTTTGGGCGAAATTATGAAACGCTACGGTATGCCGATTGCGGTTTCGGGCACTCACGGAAAGACCACAACAACGTCAATGCTGGCCCACGTTTTGCTTTCGGCAGATGCAGACCCGACCGTTACGGTGGGCGGTGAGCTTGACGCTATCGGCGGAAATCTTCGACTTGGAAACAGCAAATATTTTCTCACCGAAGCGTGCGAATATCACCGCAGTTTTTTAAGATTTTTCCCAAAAATGGGCATAATACTAAACGTTGACGCGGACCATCTCGATTATTTTAAAGATATTGACGAAATAAAAGAAACGTTCTGCGATTTTGCGCGTCTTTTGCCGGACGACGGCTGTCTTATAGTGTCGCACGACAACAAAAATGCGCTTGAAACCGCGAAATGTGCGAAATGCAAGGTTGTAACCTTCGGAATAAACGGCGGAGATGTTACCGCGCAGAACATAAAATATGACAACTACGCGCGTTATGAATTTGACGTTTGCGTAAACGGAAAAACAATCGAACACATTAAACTGAACGTTTGCGGTGAGCACAACGTTTTGAATGCGCTCGCGGCATTTGCGGCAGGATACGAACTCGGCTTTGGCACAGACAAAATCAAAAAAGGACTTGAATTGTTCGGCGGTACGCACAGGAGATTTGAATTAAAAGGTGAGAAAAACGGATTTACGGTTGTTGACGATTATGCACATCACCCAACCGAAATTGAAGCAACTTTAACAACCGCGAAAATAGGCAAAAAAGGCGATGTGTGGTGCGTTTTTCAGCCTCACACATATTCACGCACAAAGGCGCTTTTAAACGATTTTGCAAGGGCGCTTTCGATTGTGGATAAGGTTATTGTAACCGATATTTATGCCGCGCGCGAGAAGGACACCGGCATTGTTTCTGCAAAAGATTTGGCAGACATCACCGACGGCGCGGTTTATATAAAGAAGTTTGAAGATATAGCCGATTATGTTCTGAAAAATGCAAAACCGGGCGACACGGTAATTACAATGGGTGCCGGCACCGTTTGGAAAGTCGGCGATATAATATTGAATAAATAA
- a CDS encoding sensor histidine kinase yields the protein MERLIKVLNIGKGIHDFWTEKIYLSDIADEVIEKSTIPDNIKVVCNYKPKTEFVNADSFYLTEAIYNIMQNAVQAIEETGRSDGHITVSIIQEYEWIVLAIFDNGIGMKRIQMRHIFDEFYTTKARISNWGVGLAFSKRILQFHHGNISLKSKAGVGTTFYILLPDVYDT from the coding sequence TTGGAAAGACTTATAAAAGTGCTTAACATAGGAAAGGGAATACACGATTTCTGGACGGAAAAAATTTATTTGAGCGATATTGCGGACGAGGTTATTGAAAAGTCCACAATTCCGGATAACATTAAGGTTGTATGCAATTACAAACCAAAAACCGAGTTTGTAAATGCCGATTCGTTCTACCTTACCGAAGCGATATATAACATTATGCAGAACGCCGTTCAGGCAATAGAGGAAACCGGGCGCAGTGACGGTCATATTACGGTGTCGATAATTCAGGAATATGAATGGATTGTACTTGCAATTTTCGACAACGGCATAGGTATGAAGCGCATACAAATGCGGCACATATTCGACGAATTTTACACCACAAAGGCACGAATATCAAATTGGGGTGTCGGTCTTGCCTTTTCAAAGCGCATTTTGCAATTTCATCACGGAAACATATCTCTCAAAAGCAAAGCCGGTGTCGGAACAACCTTTTATATCCTTTTGCCCGATGTCTACGATACATAA
- the uvrB gene encoding excinuclease ABC subunit UvrB, with protein sequence MPDFKLVSDYKPMGDQIKAIDSLTKGIKRGDKGQTLLGVTGSGKTFTIANVIKNVNKPTLVLAHNKILAAQLCSEFKEFFPENAVEYFVSYYDYYQPEAYIPSSDTYIEKDSSINDEIDKLRHSATASLFERRDVIIVASVSCIYGLGDPDDYKNLIVSVRVGNTLDRNEFLKKLVDIQYTRNDIDFSRGTFRVHGDIVEVFPASSNEKALRIEFFGDEVDRICEIDTVTGEILNFRSYVAIFPASHYATTAEKMKRAIVTIGDELNERAAYFKEHDKILEMQRLLQRTNYDLEMMQEVGFCQGIENYSRHISGRAPGTRPYTLMDYFPDDFLLVIDESHVTVPQVRAMYAGDRARKDTLVEYGFRLPSAYDNRPLNFKEFEGMINQVIFVSATPADYEKEHSENICEQVIRPTGLLDPEVIVRPISGQIDDLISEIHEVTKKGQRVLVTTLTKKMAESLTDYLKDAGIKVRYLHSDIDTIERMEIVRDLRLGVFDVLVGINLLREGLDIPETALVAILDADKEGFLRSETSLVQTIGRAARNSEGRVIMYADTVTRSMKAAIDETNRRREIQAKYNKDHNITPKSIKKNIRAVIQTVTQESTKKAETERKPVSKEEKITALTALMQAAAKNLEFEKAAKYRDEIEKLKKKAF encoded by the coding sequence ATGCCCGATTTTAAACTTGTGTCGGATTACAAACCTATGGGCGACCAGATAAAGGCAATCGACTCCCTCACAAAAGGAATAAAGCGCGGAGATAAAGGTCAGACACTCCTCGGCGTTACAGGAAGCGGAAAGACGTTTACAATAGCGAATGTTATAAAAAACGTCAACAAACCTACCCTTGTTTTGGCGCACAACAAAATTCTTGCCGCACAGCTTTGCAGTGAGTTTAAGGAATTTTTTCCCGAAAATGCGGTTGAATATTTTGTTTCGTACTATGATTATTATCAGCCCGAGGCTTATATTCCGTCCAGTGACACATATATAGAAAAAGATTCTTCGATAAACGACGAGATAGACAAGCTCCGCCACAGTGCGACCGCGTCACTTTTTGAGAGGCGCGACGTTATAATCGTTGCCAGTGTTTCGTGTATATACGGCTTGGGCGACCCGGACGATTACAAAAATCTTATTGTTTCGGTGCGCGTCGGCAACACTTTGGACAGAAACGAATTTTTGAAAAAGCTTGTTGACATTCAGTATACGCGCAACGACATTGATTTTTCGCGCGGAACATTCCGTGTGCACGGTGATATTGTCGAGGTTTTCCCCGCAAGTTCAAATGAAAAAGCGCTCCGAATTGAATTTTTCGGCGACGAAGTTGACAGAATTTGCGAAATCGACACCGTTACGGGCGAAATACTCAATTTCCGCTCATATGTCGCAATTTTTCCTGCGTCGCACTATGCTACAACCGCGGAAAAAATGAAACGCGCCATTGTCACAATCGGCGACGAATTAAACGAGCGCGCGGCATATTTTAAGGAACACGACAAAATTCTTGAAATGCAAAGGCTTCTTCAGCGTACAAATTACGACCTTGAAATGATGCAGGAGGTCGGTTTTTGCCAGGGAATTGAAAACTATTCGCGCCATATCAGCGGACGTGCGCCCGGAACGCGCCCTTACACGCTTATGGACTATTTTCCCGACGATTTTCTGCTTGTTATAGACGAATCGCACGTCACCGTTCCTCAGGTGCGCGCGATGTATGCAGGCGACAGGGCGCGCAAAGACACGCTTGTTGAATACGGTTTTCGTCTGCCGTCGGCATATGACAACCGGCCTTTAAATTTTAAAGAATTTGAGGGTATGATAAATCAGGTGATTTTCGTATCGGCAACGCCGGCGGACTATGAAAAGGAACATTCCGAAAACATATGCGAACAAGTTATCCGCCCGACCGGACTTTTAGACCCCGAAGTTATCGTACGTCCGATAAGCGGTCAGATTGACGACCTTATAAGCGAAATTCACGAGGTTACGAAAAAAGGCCAACGCGTGCTTGTGACGACGTTAACCAAAAAAATGGCGGAAAGCCTCACCGATTATTTAAAAGATGCGGGAATTAAGGTAAGATACTTACATTCAGACATTGACACAATAGAAAGAATGGAAATCGTGCGCGATTTGCGCCTCGGCGTGTTTGACGTGCTTGTGGGAATTAACCTTCTCCGTGAGGGCTTGGACATTCCCGAAACGGCGCTCGTTGCAATTCTCGACGCCGACAAAGAAGGATTTTTGCGAAGTGAAACCTCACTCGTTCAGACAATCGGCAGGGCGGCGCGAAACAGTGAAGGCAGAGTTATTATGTATGCCGACACAGTAACGCGTTCAATGAAAGCCGCAATCGACGAAACGAACAGACGCCGCGAAATTCAGGCAAAATACAACAAAGACCACAACATTACGCCGAAAAGCATTAAAAAGAATATTCGCGCCGTTATTCAGACTGTCACGCAGGAAAGCACGAAGAAAGCCGAAACGGAGCGCAAACCTGTTTCCAAAGAGGAAAAAATCACCGCACTCACCGCACTTATGCAGGCGGCGGCTAAAAATCTTGAATTTGAAAAAGCGGCAAAATACCGCGACGAAATAGAAAAACTCAAAAAGAAAGCTTTTTAA
- the gap gene encoding type I glyceraldehyde-3-phosphate dehydrogenase codes for MAVKVAINGFGRIGRLAFRQMFGAEGYDVVAINDLTKPSMLADLLKYDTAQGGYCGKIGENLHTVEADDEANTITVDGKTLTIYKEADASKLPWGKIGVDVVLECTGFYCSKDKSQAHIDAGAKKVVISAPAGKDLKTIVYSVNEKTLTKDDKIISAASCTTNCLAPMADALNKYAPIQSGIMSTIHAYTGDQMILDGPHRKGDLRRARAGAANIVPNSTGAAKAIGLVIPELNGKLIGSAQRVPVPTGSTTILTAVVKGKDVTAEGINAAMKAAASESFGYNTDPIVSSDVIGMKFGSLFDATQTMVAQIADDLYEVQVVSWYDNENSYTSQMVRTIKYFAELA; via the coding sequence ATGGCAGTAAAAGTTGCGATTAACGGTTTCGGTCGTATCGGACGTTTGGCTTTCCGTCAGATGTTTGGTGCAGAAGGTTATGATGTTGTTGCTATCAACGACCTCACAAAGCCCTCTATGCTTGCTGACTTGTTGAAATACGACACAGCACAGGGCGGATACTGCGGCAAAATCGGCGAAAATCTTCACACTGTTGAAGCTGACGACGAAGCTAACACAATCACAGTAGACGGCAAAACCCTTACAATTTATAAAGAAGCAGACGCTTCCAAGCTCCCCTGGGGCAAAATCGGCGTTGACGTTGTTTTGGAGTGCACAGGTTTCTACTGCTCCAAAGATAAGAGCCAGGCTCATATTGACGCAGGCGCTAAAAAGGTTGTTATCTCTGCTCCCGCAGGCAAAGACCTTAAAACTATCGTTTACAGCGTAAACGAAAAAACTCTTACAAAAGATGACAAAATCATCTCTGCTGCATCTTGCACAACAAACTGCTTGGCACCTATGGCAGATGCACTTAACAAATATGCTCCCATTCAGAGCGGTATTATGTCTACAATCCACGCTTACACAGGCGACCAGATGATTCTTGACGGCCCTCACAGAAAAGGTGATTTGAGACGTGCAAGAGCAGGTGCTGCTAACATCGTTCCTAACTCGACAGGTGCTGCAAAAGCTATCGGTCTTGTTATCCCCGAGCTTAACGGCAAATTGATCGGTTCGGCACAGCGTGTTCCTGTTCCCACAGGTTCCACAACAATCCTTACAGCTGTTGTTAAGGGCAAAGACGTTACTGCTGAAGGCATTAACGCTGCTATGAAAGCTGCCGCTTCCGAGTCGTTCGGTTACAACACAGATCCTATCGTTTCTTCCGACGTTATCGGTATGAAATTCGGTTCGCTCTTTGATGCAACACAGACAATGGTTGCACAGATTGCTGACGATTTGTATGAAGTTCAGGTTGTTTCGTGGTACGACAACGAGAACTCTTACACAAGCCAGATGGTTAGAACAATTAAATACTTCGCAGAACTTGCGTAA
- a CDS encoding S-layer homology domain-containing protein codes for MFLPESKITRQDMAVIAHRAGKYAGFEFDENAASSFGDGENIADYAAKAVSELYKAKIVNGKDNGFCPLDYTTRAEAAVIIISLIRQGITKTSAEMPAKMAQVKPSRCFLRWV; via the coding sequence ATGTTTTTACCCGAAAGTAAAATTACACGCCAGGATATGGCAGTTATAGCGCACCGCGCAGGGAAATATGCAGGATTTGAATTTGATGAAAATGCGGCTTCATCTTTCGGGGACGGCGAAAATATAGCAGATTATGCAGCCAAGGCGGTATCTGAGCTTTACAAAGCTAAAATCGTAAACGGAAAGGATAACGGATTCTGTCCGTTGGATTATACAACCCGCGCCGAGGCGGCAGTTATAATAATAAGCCTTATCCGGCAGGGTATAACGAAAACATCGGCGGAAATGCCGGCGAAAATGGCGCAGGTGAAGCCTTCAAGGTGCTTTCTGCGCTGGGTATAG